One window of the Lathamus discolor isolate bLatDis1 chromosome W, bLatDis1.hap1, whole genome shotgun sequence genome contains the following:
- the LOC136004210 gene encoding 26S proteasome non-ATPase regulatory subunit 7-like gives MLDLVVDRVVVHPLVLLSVVDHFNRIGKVGNQKRVVGVLLGSWQKKILDVSNSFAVPFDEDDKDDTVWFLDHDYLENMYGMFKKVNARERIVGWYHTGPKLHKNDIAINELMKVYCPNSVLVIIDVKPKDLGLPTEAYISVEEVHNDGIPTSKTFEHVTSEIGAEEAEEVGVEHLLRDIKDTTVGTLSQRITNQVHGLKGLNSKLLDIRSYLEKVAMSKLPINHQIIYHLQDVFNLLPDVNLQEFVKAFYLKTNDQMVVVYLASLIRSVVALHNLINNKIANRDAEKKEGQEKEESKRERKDEKEKDKEKSNVKKEEKKEKK, from the exons ATGCTCGATCTGGTGGTGGATCGGGTGGTGGTGCACCCGTTGGTGCTCCTCAGCGTTGTCGATCACTTCAACAG AATAGGAAAAGTTGGAAATCAGAAGCGTGTTGTTGGTGTGCTGCTGGGCTcatggcagaaaaaaatactagatGTGTCCAACAGTTTTGCAG TACCTTTTGATGAAGATGACAAGGATGATACTGTGTGGTTCCTAGACCATGACTATCTGGAGAACATGTACGGAATGTTTAAGAAGGTCAATG cTAGAGAAAGAATAGTTGGTTGGTACCACACAGGCCCTAAGCTGCACAAGAATGACATTGCCATCAACGAACTGATGAAAGTATACTGTCCTAACTCT GTGTTGGTGATTATTGATGTGAAGCCAAAGGACCTGGGGCTGCCCACAGAAGCTTATATTTCAGTTGAAGAAGTTCACAAT GACGGTATTCCGACCTCCAAGACATTTGAGCATGTGACTAGCGAGATTGGAGCAGAAGAAGCAGAGGAAGTTGGTGTTGAACACTTGCTACG GGATATCAAGGATACCACAGTGGGCACGCTGTCACAGCGGATCACAAATCAGGTCCATGGCTTGAAGGGACTGAACTCCAAGCTTCTGGACATCAGGAGCTACCTAGAGAAAGTAGCCATGAGCAAACTCCCCATCAATCACCAGATCATCTACCACCTCCAGGATGTCTTCAACTTGCTACCAGATGTCAACCTGCAAGAGTTTGTCAAGGCTTTTTATCTGAAGACCAATGACCAGATGGTGGTGGTTTACCTGGCTTCTCTCATCCGTTCTGTGGTTGCCCTGCACAACCTCATTAACAACAAGATTGCCAACAGGgatgcagagaagaaagaaggacaggaaaaggaagagagtaaaagggagagaaaagatgagaaggagaaagacaaGGAGAAGAGCAATGtcaagaaagaggagaaaaaggagaaaaagtaa